The proteins below are encoded in one region of Roseofilum casamattae BLCC-M143:
- a CDS encoding LLM class oxidoreductase, translated as MLQNLETLDRLQEIEFDSINRGYNSVFRPNRLSLGLVVPIETYPGSPVPTMHQHIKRVRLAEKLGFAAVWLRDVPFNVPSFGDAGQTYDPFVYLGLLAGQTETITLGVASIILPLRHPAHVAKAAATADVLSRGRLLLGVASGDRPEEYPALNLPFGDRGSAFRESFDYIRHMGERSPSFDNGFGSPNGSIDMLPKPTAGKLPLLITGGSQQDPEWIARNGDGWMTYPRNIPVQERIIRSWRSRVEAIGGAAKPIMQPLYIDLTEDPNISPQPIHLGFRLGANHLRAYLKSLEDVGMNHVALNLRFNQADIETTLKCLSDEILPDFQG; from the coding sequence ATGCTTCAGAATTTAGAAACTTTAGACCGTTTACAAGAGATTGAGTTTGATTCTATCAATCGCGGATATAACTCCGTTTTCCGTCCCAACCGGTTAAGCCTCGGACTGGTGGTTCCCATCGAAACCTATCCAGGCAGTCCCGTACCCACAATGCACCAGCACATCAAACGAGTTCGCCTCGCCGAAAAACTGGGGTTTGCGGCAGTCTGGTTGCGCGACGTACCCTTCAACGTGCCCTCATTTGGAGATGCCGGCCAAACCTACGATCCCTTCGTGTATCTGGGACTGTTAGCCGGCCAAACCGAGACTATTACTCTCGGGGTTGCCAGTATTATTCTGCCCCTGCGCCATCCCGCTCACGTGGCGAAAGCGGCGGCCACTGCGGACGTGCTTTCCAGGGGACGGCTGTTGCTGGGAGTGGCTTCTGGCGATCGCCCGGAAGAATATCCAGCCCTAAATCTGCCGTTTGGCGATCGCGGCTCTGCCTTTCGCGAGAGCTTTGACTACATCAGACACATGGGCGAACGATCGCCATCGTTTGACAATGGCTTTGGTTCTCCCAACGGTAGCATCGATATGCTGCCCAAACCCACAGCAGGCAAGCTTCCCCTGCTGATTACCGGCGGCTCGCAACAAGACCCCGAATGGATTGCGCGCAACGGTGACGGTTGGATGACCTATCCGCGCAATATCCCAGTGCAAGAGCGGATTATTCGCAGTTGGCGATCGCGCGTCGAAGCGATCGGCGGTGCTGCCAAACCCATCATGCAGCCGCTTTACATCGATCTCACCGAAGACCCTAACATATCGCCCCAACCGATCCATCTGGGATTTCGATTGGGTGCCAACCATCTGCGAGCCTATCTCAAATCCCTGGAAGATGTCGGCATGAACCATGTGGCGCTCAACCTGCGATTTAACCAAGCAGATATTGAAACCACGTTGAAATGCTTGTCCGATGAAATATTACCGGACTTCCAAGGCTAG
- a CDS encoding SDR family NAD(P)-dependent oxidoreductase: MAKTILITGSTDGIGLETAKMLVSQGHEVLLHGRSPSKLENTETLLSALPGDGRVESYEADLSRMADVESLLKAVSAKHDRLDVLINNAGVFKISNPMTEDGLDARFVVNAIAPYLLTQRLLPLMSASGRVVNVSSAAQSPVNLDALTGRTRLPEDFAAYAQSKLALTMWSRHLALSLKADGPAIIAVNPGSMLGSKMVKQAFGVPGGDIRIGADILTRAALSDEFATASGEYFDNDLGKFAPPYPDALDAQKCQAVVSAIETVISINN; this comes from the coding sequence ATGGCAAAAACTATTTTGATTACCGGATCTACCGACGGCATCGGGTTGGAAACCGCCAAGATGCTAGTCTCGCAAGGGCATGAGGTGCTGCTGCACGGGCGCAGTCCGAGCAAACTGGAAAACACGGAAACCTTGCTGTCTGCTTTGCCGGGAGATGGACGGGTTGAAAGCTATGAGGCCGATCTGTCGAGAATGGCTGATGTAGAGTCACTATTGAAAGCTGTATCGGCAAAACACGATCGCTTAGATGTGCTGATTAACAATGCTGGGGTCTTCAAGATTTCTAATCCGATGACCGAGGATGGACTTGATGCGCGCTTTGTGGTAAATGCGATCGCTCCCTATCTCCTCACCCAGCGACTTCTCCCCTTAATGAGCGCCTCCGGACGAGTCGTCAACGTCTCCTCTGCCGCTCAGTCTCCCGTCAATCTCGATGCGCTAACCGGCCGAACTCGCCTTCCTGAAGACTTTGCTGCCTATGCCCAAAGTAAGCTGGCATTAACCATGTGGTCTCGCCATCTGGCCCTCTCTCTCAAAGCTGACGGCCCTGCTATTATCGCCGTTAATCCCGGATCGATGCTGGGGAGCAAAATGGTGAAACAGGCCTTCGGAGTTCCCGGTGGCGATATTCGTATCGGTGCAGATATACTGACTCGCGCTGCCTTGAGCGATGAGTTTGCCACTGCTTCCGGAGAGTATTTTGACAACGATCTCGGTAAGTTTGCCCCACCCTATCCCGATGCACTCGATGCGCAAAAATGTCAGGCAGTGGTAAGTGCGATCGAGACTGTTATATCAATTAATAATTAA
- a CDS encoding GUN4 domain-containing protein, which produces MNDRKQQKQTDKISASLGTRAIDELLALKQEIVEKIDNVIALIEQNLDRRLEDAILFLAASSNDETAEDGMGFHKNDARFGHYLAQWLQSGEKLTLKQAEAALQMMQKYSQTQLEPNGHSLPTAWEEISERYCDRIIDEELPGLSVVLKTGDRIVLRTGEYCDTYIAAYYPDETVREDLGEYVEDIWDYGREPHSFNILLDATPRLMDAVTGYIEDDRRCYIDPDIEAAYYLWEQERQRIVSQRETILPLYAVPPDALQLDAVPLESEKGIDYQGLQGLLQQQEWYGADRATDQLIMAMCKTDEGWNSDIIKQIPCADLRTLDRLWVAASGGKFGFSVQKKIWLELGLTNLDVEDVDLDKFGDAVGWGLRGKPIYYRKSSFDLSAAPNGYFPRWGLSSVDANYSVYFDWDFGREIAATAFNKIVASKTDVK; this is translated from the coding sequence ATGAACGATCGAAAACAGCAAAAGCAAACCGACAAGATTAGTGCTTCCTTAGGAACGCGCGCGATCGATGAATTGCTTGCTCTCAAGCAAGAAATAGTTGAGAAAATCGATAATGTCATAGCACTTATCGAACAAAATCTCGATCGCCGTTTAGAAGATGCAATTCTATTTTTGGCAGCATCCAGCAATGATGAGACTGCCGAGGATGGTATGGGTTTCCATAAGAACGATGCGCGGTTCGGTCATTACTTAGCTCAATGGTTGCAAAGTGGCGAAAAATTGACGCTCAAGCAAGCTGAAGCGGCACTGCAGATGATGCAGAAATACAGCCAAACTCAGCTCGAACCCAATGGACATTCCCTGCCAACTGCATGGGAGGAGATTTCGGAGCGGTATTGCGATCGCATCATTGACGAGGAGCTTCCTGGATTGAGCGTAGTTCTCAAAACCGGCGATCGTATCGTTCTGCGGACGGGCGAGTACTGCGACACCTATATCGCTGCGTATTACCCCGATGAAACCGTCCGCGAAGACTTAGGGGAATATGTTGAGGACATCTGGGACTACGGGCGAGAACCCCATAGCTTCAATATTCTGCTCGATGCCACCCCAAGATTAATGGATGCAGTCACGGGCTACATTGAAGACGATCGCAGATGCTATATCGATCCTGACATTGAGGCAGCATATTATCTATGGGAGCAGGAACGACAAAGAATAGTAAGCCAGCGGGAGACGATCTTACCGTTGTATGCCGTACCGCCAGATGCCCTGCAACTCGATGCCGTCCCCCTAGAGTCAGAGAAAGGCATAGACTACCAGGGACTGCAAGGACTGTTGCAACAGCAGGAATGGTACGGCGCAGATCGAGCAACCGACCAACTGATTATGGCGATGTGTAAAACAGATGAGGGTTGGAACTCGGACATCATCAAACAGATTCCCTGTGCGGACTTACGGACATTAGACCGGCTCTGGGTGGCAGCAAGTGGCGGCAAGTTCGGCTTTTCAGTACAAAAGAAAATTTGGCTGGAGCTGGGTCTGACAAACCTAGATGTGGAAGATGTAGACTTGGACAAGTTTGGCGATGCCGTAGGCTGGGGACTTCGTGGAAAGCCCATCTACTATCGAAAATCTTCCTTTGACCTAAGCGCAGCTCCAAACGGCTATTTTCCGCGATGGGGTCTCTCATCGGTTGATGCTAATTATTCCGTGTATTTTGACTGGGATTTTGGGCGGGAAATTGCCGCTACCGCTTTCAACAAAATTGTTGCTTCCAAAACTGACGTTAAATAA